In the genome of Euleptes europaea isolate rEulEur1 chromosome 7, rEulEur1.hap1, whole genome shotgun sequence, one region contains:
- the TRMT112 gene encoding multifunctional methyltransferase subunit TRM112-like protein has product MKLLTHNMLTSHVRGVRPGGGFPLRIEATEVKVNNVDFNQQFTARMVPKVEWGALVEAAESLGHRSDLPSEPIPDYESNEDFLRKVHHVLMEVEVVEGVLKCPDTGREFPVTKGIPNMLLSEEET; this is encoded by the exons ATGAAGCTCTTAACGCACAATATGCTCACTTCACACGTGCGGGGCGTCCGGCCCGGTGGGGGTTTCCCCCTTCGTATCGAG GCCACGGAGGTGAAGGTGAACAACGTGGATTTCAACCAGCAGTTCACCGCGCGAATGGTGCCCAAAGTGGAGTGGGGGGCCTTGGTGGAGGCAGCCGAGAGT TTGGGTCACCGGTCTGATCTGCCCTCTGAGCCCATCCCTGACTATGAGAGTAACGAGGATTTTCTTCGAAAAGTACATCATGTGCTGATGGAG GTGGAAGTGGTTGAGGGCGTGCTGAAATGTCCAGACACTGGCCGGGAGTTCCCCGTCACTAAAGGCATACCCAACATGTTGCTGAGCGAAGAGGAGACATGA
- the ESRRA gene encoding steroid hormone receptor ERR1, with amino-acid sequence MSSRERRTEFFIKTEPASPDSLAQHSPSGSSDTSASGPPQELESAGPLPVGTGAPRRRHDDDADDPPGRGKYMLSSMPKRLCLVCGDVASGYHYGVASCEACKAFFKRTIQGSIEYSCPATNECEITKRRRKACQACRFTKCLRVGMLKEGVRLDRVRGGRQKYKRRPEVEGATYPSAFVSPQIAMATAKKPAPMNTMVSHLLVAEPEKLYAMPDPALPDGPAKAASTLCDLADREIVVIIGWAKNIPGFPALSLADQMSVLQSVWLEVLLLGVAWRSLPCEDEIVFAEDFALDEDAARAAGLLELSGVVLQLVRKYRALRLEREEYVLLKALALANSDSVHIEDMAAVQRLRDVLHEALLEYEASRRPEEPRRAGRLLLTLPLLRQTATRVLHHFYSLKLEGKVPMHKLFLEMLEAMMD; translated from the exons ATGTCATCTCGGGAGCGCCGAACAGAATTTTTCATCAAAACAGAGCCGGCCTCCCCAGACAGCCTTGCTCAACACAGTCCAAGCGGTTCGTCTGATACCAGCGCCAGCGGACCTCCCCAGGAACTCGAGAGTGCGGGACCGCTGCCTGTCGGGACAGGGGCACCCCGTCGCCGCCATGACGATGATGCGGACGACCCCCCAGGACGGGGCAAATACATGCTGAGTTCCATGCCCAAGCGGCTCTGCTTGGTGTGCGGGGACGTCGCCTCGGGGTATCACTATGGCGTGGCGTCGTGTGAAGCATGCAAGGCGTTCTTCAAGCGAACCATACAag GCAGCATTGAGTACAGCTGTCCGGCCACCAACGAGTGCGAGATAACAAAGCGGCGTCGGAAGGCTTGCCAGGCGTGCCGTTTCACCAAGTGCCTGCGTGTGGGCATGCTCAAAGAAG GGGTACGTCTGGACCGGGTGCGGGGAGGGCGGCAGAAGTACAAGCGCCGGCCTGAGGTGGAGGGTGCCACCTACCCCAGCGCCTTCGTCTCCCCGCAGATTGCCATGGCAACCGCAAAGAAACCAG CTCCAATGAACACAATGGTGTCGCACTTGCTGGTGGCGGAACCCGAAAAGCTGTATGCCATGCCTGACCCTGCGCTTCCTGATGGACCCGCCAAGGCGGCGAGCACGTTGTGCGACCTGGCTGACCGGGAGATCGTGGTCATCATAGGCTGGGCCAAAAACATACCCG GTTTCCCAGCGCTGTCCTTGGCAGACCAGATGTCCGTGCTGCAAAGCGTATGGCTGGAGGTCTTGCTGCTGGGGGTGGCCTGGCGCTCCTTGCCCTGCGAGGATGAGATCGTCTTTGCGGAGGACTTTGCATTAGACGAGGATGCGGCTCGGGCGGCGGGGCTGCTGGAGCTCAGCGGCGTGGTCCTACAGCTGGTGCGCAAATACCGTGCCCTGCGCCTGGAGCGGGAAGAGTATGTGCTTCTCAAGGCATTGGCGCTCGCCAACTCGG ACTCCGTGCATATCGAAGACATGGCTGCCGTCCAACGGCTCCGGGACGTGCTCCACGAGGCCCTGCTGGAATACGAAGCGTCGCGGCGCCCCGAGGAACCCCGCCGCGCCGGACGCCTCCTCCTTACCCTGCCCCTGCTGCGCCAGACGGCCACCCGCGTCCTCCACCATTTCTACAGCCTCAAGTTGGAGGGCAAAGTCCCCATGCATAAGCTTttcctggagatgctggaggcCATGATGGACTGA